A genome region from Streptomyces sp. NBC_01296 includes the following:
- a CDS encoding alpha/beta fold hydrolase codes for MKLRSPKLRLPRRRRSRLLAGAAALAVVAGAGTWTAAASGGAPPVHRQDRTVEMPGAGIDTSYFTAGGGGKRPAVLLGHGFGGSKDDVRAQAEQLARDGYAVLTWSARGFGRSGGQIGLNDPEHEVKDVSRLVDWLAQQPEVRLDGDGDPRVGVAGASYGGAISLLAAGYDRRIDAIAPQITYWNLADSLFPQGVFKKLWAGLFFTTGSAGGMQPGALPTGGAGAAAAAGSPEAATACGRFQPELCAMYERVAVAGKPDAEARALLERRSPSAVGDRIKVPTLIVQGQEDSLFPLDQADAMAKAITANGAPVSVDWAAGGHDGGLRESGRVEARVAAWFDRYLKEDHGADTGPAFRVSRSGGIDSTDGAVRLRGASGERYPGLTSGPREFALSGREQGFANPAGGAPPALSSLPGIGGQLAAFGAGLSLDFPGQNARFESEPLAEEVRITGTPTVTLNVRSTAADGSAVLFGKLYDVGPDGRQAVLPSQLVAPVRVENAQQGANVELRLPAVDHAVEAGHRLRLVVAATDLGYASPAAPATYTVTAQGALAVPVADGVRTASAGLPAWTWGLPLGAALLAAALLGIRRTGREGAGARAGGPQPDPALADVPLEITGLTKRYAKAQDRYAVRDLSFRVEKGQVLGLLGPNGAGKTTTLRMLMGLISPDAGEIRVFGHAVRAGAPVLSRVGAFVEGAGFLPHLSGRANLELYWQATGRPAGDAHMADALEIAGLGDALERAVRTYSQGMRQRLAIAQAMLGMPDLLILDEPTNGLDPPQIREMRDVMIRYAAGGRTVIVSSHLLSEVEQSCTHLVVMDRGRLVQAGEVAEITGGGDVLLVTLAEPVDEVVVGKVAALEGVGSVATADDGLLVRLEGATAAGLIAELVRLEVPVSAVGPHRRLEDAFLTLIGGAA; via the coding sequence GCAGCAAGGACGATGTCCGCGCGCAGGCCGAGCAGCTGGCCCGGGACGGGTACGCCGTCCTGACCTGGTCGGCCCGCGGCTTCGGCCGCTCCGGCGGGCAGATCGGGCTGAACGACCCCGAGCACGAGGTCAAGGACGTGTCGCGGCTCGTCGACTGGCTCGCGCAGCAGCCCGAGGTGCGGCTCGACGGGGACGGCGATCCGCGCGTCGGCGTCGCCGGGGCCTCGTACGGCGGGGCGATCTCGCTGCTCGCCGCCGGATACGACCGGCGGATCGACGCGATCGCCCCGCAGATCACGTACTGGAACCTCGCGGACTCCCTGTTCCCGCAGGGCGTGTTCAAGAAGCTGTGGGCGGGGCTGTTCTTCACCACCGGCTCGGCCGGCGGGATGCAGCCCGGGGCGCTGCCGACGGGCGGCGCCGGGGCGGCAGCCGCCGCCGGCTCCCCGGAGGCCGCCACCGCCTGCGGGCGGTTCCAGCCCGAGCTGTGCGCCATGTACGAGCGGGTAGCGGTGGCCGGGAAGCCCGACGCCGAAGCCCGCGCGCTGCTGGAGCGGCGCAGCCCGTCGGCGGTCGGGGACCGGATCAAGGTGCCGACCCTGATCGTGCAGGGCCAGGAGGACTCCCTCTTCCCGCTGGACCAGGCCGACGCCATGGCGAAGGCGATCACGGCGAACGGTGCGCCCGTCTCCGTGGACTGGGCGGCCGGCGGGCACGACGGCGGCCTGCGCGAATCCGGCCGGGTCGAGGCCCGGGTGGCCGCCTGGTTCGACCGCTACCTGAAGGAGGACCACGGCGCTGACACCGGCCCGGCCTTCCGCGTCTCGCGTTCCGGCGGCATCGACTCCACCGACGGGGCCGTCCGGCTGCGCGGCGCGAGCGGCGAGCGCTACCCGGGGCTGACGTCCGGTCCCCGGGAGTTCGCACTGAGCGGCCGGGAGCAGGGCTTCGCCAATCCGGCGGGCGGCGCTCCGCCCGCACTGTCCTCCCTGCCGGGGATAGGCGGGCAGCTCGCCGCGTTCGGGGCCGGGCTCTCGCTGGACTTCCCCGGGCAGAACGCCCGGTTCGAGTCGGAGCCGCTGGCCGAGGAGGTCCGGATCACCGGGACGCCGACCGTCACCCTGAACGTGAGGTCGACGGCTGCGGACGGTTCGGCCGTCCTGTTCGGCAAGCTGTACGACGTCGGGCCCGACGGGCGCCAGGCGGTGCTGCCGAGTCAGCTGGTCGCGCCGGTACGCGTGGAGAACGCGCAGCAGGGGGCGAACGTGGAGCTGCGGCTCCCCGCCGTCGACCACGCCGTGGAGGCAGGGCACCGGCTGCGGCTGGTCGTCGCCGCCACCGACCTCGGCTACGCGTCCCCAGCCGCGCCGGCCACCTATACGGTCACGGCGCAGGGCGCCCTGGCCGTTCCGGTGGCCGACGGGGTGCGGACGGCCTCGGCGGGGCTGCCCGCGTGGACCTGGGGGCTGCCGCTGGGTGCAGCGCTGCTGGCCGCGGCGCTGCTGGGGATCCGGAGGACCGGCCGGGAGGGTGCGGGGGCGCGGGCCGGGGGACCGCAGCCCGACCCCGCGCTGGCCGACGTACCGCTTGAAATCACCGGTCTGACGAAGCGGTACGCAAAGGCACAGGACCGGTACGCGGTGCGGGACCTGTCGTTCCGGGTGGAGAAGGGGCAGGTCCTGGGCCTGCTCGGGCCCAACGGCGCCGGCAAGACCACCACGCTGCGGATGCTGATGGGGCTGATCTCGCCGGACGCCGGGGAGATCCGGGTGTTCGGGCACGCGGTACGGGCCGGGGCTCCGGTGCTGTCGCGGGTCGGCGCCTTCGTCGAGGGGGCCGGTTTCCTGCCGCACCTGTCGGGGCGGGCCAACCTGGAGCTGTACTGGCAGGCCACCGGCCGGCCGGCCGGGGACGCGCACATGGCGGATGCCCTCGAGATCGCCGGACTGGGCGATGCGCTGGAGCGCGCGGTGCGCACGTACTCGCAGGGCATGCGGCAGCGGCTGGCCATCGCGCAGGCCATGCTCGGGATGCCGGACCTGCTGATCCTCGACGAGCCGACGAACGGTCTGGACCCGCCGCAGATCCGGGAGATGCGGGACGTGATGATCCGGTACGCGGCGGGCGGGCGGACGGTCATCGTCTCCAGCCATCTGCTGTCGGAGGTCGAGCAGTCGTGCACCCACCTGGTGGTCATGGACCGCGGACGGCTCGTACAGGCGGGCGAGGTCGCGGAGATCACAGGCGGCGGGGACGTGCTGCTCGTGACGCTGGCCGAACCGGTGGACGAAGTGGTCGTGGGGAAGGTGGCCGCGCTGGAGGGAGTGGGTTCCGTGGCGACGGCCGACGACGGACTGCTGGTACGGCTGGAGGGAGCGACGGCCGCCGGGCTGATCGCCGAGCTGGTACGGCTGGAGGTGCCGGTGTCCGCAGTGGGGCCGCACCGCCGGCTCGAGGACGCGTTCCTCACCCTGATCGGAGGTGCGGCGTGA
- a CDS encoding ABC transporter permease, translated as MSAVTETVTEVAPGYRASRTLPLRVEALRQWRRRRTLVMAGVLAALPFVMIIAFAVGGGQDGGRGGGDGRITLIDTATASGANFAATCLFVSAGFLLVVPVALFCGDTVASEASWSSLRYLLASPVPRARLLWSKLVVALGFSLAAMVLLPVVALAAGTAAYGWGPLKLPTGGSLAAADTVPRLALVVAFVFVSQLVTAGLAFWLSTRTDAPLGAVGGAVGLTIVGNVLDAVTALGSWREFLPAHWQFAWADALQPQLEWGGMVKGTAVSVAYALVLFALAFRGFARKDIVS; from the coding sequence GTGAGCGCCGTGACGGAGACCGTGACCGAGGTGGCCCCCGGCTACCGGGCGAGCCGTACGCTGCCGCTGCGCGTGGAGGCGCTGCGGCAGTGGCGCCGGCGGCGGACGCTGGTGATGGCCGGGGTACTGGCCGCCCTCCCGTTCGTCATGATCATCGCGTTCGCGGTGGGCGGCGGACAGGACGGCGGCCGGGGCGGCGGGGACGGCCGGATCACGCTCATCGACACGGCGACGGCCTCGGGGGCGAACTTCGCGGCCACCTGTCTGTTCGTGTCCGCCGGCTTCCTGCTGGTGGTACCGGTGGCGCTGTTCTGCGGGGACACCGTGGCTTCGGAGGCCAGCTGGTCCTCGCTGCGCTACCTGCTGGCCTCGCCGGTACCCAGGGCCCGGCTGCTGTGGAGCAAGCTGGTGGTGGCGCTGGGCTTCAGCCTGGCGGCGATGGTGCTGCTGCCGGTGGTGGCGCTGGCGGCAGGCACGGCCGCGTACGGGTGGGGACCGCTGAAGCTGCCCACGGGCGGCTCGTTGGCGGCCGCGGACACCGTGCCGCGCCTCGCCCTGGTGGTGGCGTTCGTCTTCGTGTCGCAGCTGGTCACGGCCGGGCTGGCGTTCTGGCTGTCGACGCGGACGGACGCGCCGCTGGGCGCGGTGGGCGGGGCGGTCGGCCTGACGATCGTCGGCAACGTGCTGGACGCGGTGACGGCGCTCGGATCGTGGCGGGAGTTCCTGCCCGCGCACTGGCAGTTCGCGTGGGCGGACGCGCTGCAGCCGCAGCTGGAGTGGGGCGGGATGGTCAAGGGGACGGCGGTGTCGGTGGCGTACGCGCTGGTGCTGTTCGCGCTCGCGTTCCGCGGGTTCGCCCGCAAGGACATCGTGTCCTGA
- a CDS encoding carbonic anhydrase: MHTSGLPARRAVLTGGLVAAVVALSGCSSPRAPRLTTAAPPPRPATPEAAFARLMEGNKRWVSGNLEHPDRDPERRELVAEAQDPFGVVLSCIDSRVAPELIFDTGLGDLYVLRTGGQAVGPVVTGSVEYGPMTGGTPLVVVLGHQRCGAIEAAYKSLKGGTPLPGNLQAIAKAMVPAYELTAKNPGADPVDTMTHHQIKVTADDLRANADLGPLVKKGALAVVGAYYSLDTGKVEVLTGAPV, encoded by the coding sequence ATGCACACATCAGGACTTCCGGCTCGCAGGGCCGTGCTGACCGGTGGCCTGGTGGCCGCCGTCGTCGCGCTCTCGGGATGCTCGTCCCCGAGGGCGCCGCGGCTGACGACCGCAGCCCCACCGCCGCGGCCGGCCACACCCGAGGCCGCGTTCGCGCGCCTGATGGAAGGCAACAAGCGCTGGGTGAGCGGAAACCTCGAACACCCCGACCGCGACCCCGAGCGGCGCGAGCTCGTCGCCGAGGCACAGGACCCCTTCGGGGTGGTCCTCTCGTGCATCGACTCGCGGGTGGCGCCCGAGCTGATCTTCGACACCGGGCTCGGCGACCTGTACGTCCTGCGCACGGGCGGGCAGGCGGTCGGCCCGGTCGTGACCGGTTCCGTCGAGTACGGGCCCATGACGGGCGGCACTCCGCTGGTCGTCGTGCTCGGGCACCAGCGCTGCGGCGCGATCGAGGCCGCGTACAAGTCGCTGAAGGGCGGCACGCCGCTGCCCGGAAATCTGCAGGCCATCGCCAAGGCCATGGTGCCGGCGTACGAGCTGACGGCCAAGAACCCCGGCGCCGACCCCGTCGACACCATGACCCACCACCAGATCAAGGTGACGGCGGACGATCTGCGGGCCAACGCCGACCTGGGGCCCCTCGTGAAGAAGGGCGCCCTGGCCGTCGTCGGTGCCTACTACTCGCTGGACACCGGCAAGGTCGAGGTCCTGACGGGTGCGCCGGTCTGA
- a CDS encoding aldo/keto reductase: protein MRYIPLGSSGLQVSAVGLGCNNFGGRLDARATRAVVDAALDAGITLLDTADIYGGRGGSERHLGQAVKGRRDQIVLATKFGYAGMDMEYGPAAGSRGGRAYIRRAVEESLRRLDTDHIDLYQLHSPDPATPVAETLAALTELVTEGKIRYIGHSNFSGWQLAEAAHVARETGAAPFVSAQNEWSLLQRNAEAELVPAAVHYGLGVLPYFPLANGLLTGKIRRGSPVPAGSRLEGRDAYLTEERLDTVEALAAVADKHGRSVLELAIGWLRAQPGCASVIAGATSPEQVRANAAVADRPLEPELLADIDAIAGA, encoded by the coding sequence ATGCGCTACATCCCGCTGGGCAGTTCAGGTCTTCAGGTCTCCGCCGTGGGGCTCGGCTGCAACAACTTCGGCGGCCGCCTCGATGCCCGGGCGACCCGCGCCGTCGTCGACGCCGCGCTCGACGCGGGGATCACCCTCCTCGACACCGCCGACATCTACGGCGGCCGCGGCGGCTCCGAGCGCCACCTCGGACAGGCCGTCAAGGGCCGCCGCGACCAGATCGTCCTCGCCACCAAGTTCGGCTACGCGGGCATGGACATGGAGTACGGGCCCGCCGCCGGATCCCGCGGCGGCCGCGCGTACATCCGACGGGCCGTCGAGGAGTCCCTGCGCCGCCTGGACACCGACCACATCGACCTCTACCAGCTGCACAGCCCCGACCCGGCCACCCCCGTCGCCGAAACCCTGGCCGCGCTCACCGAGCTGGTCACCGAGGGCAAGATCCGCTACATCGGCCACTCCAACTTCAGCGGCTGGCAGCTCGCCGAAGCCGCCCACGTCGCCCGCGAAACGGGCGCGGCCCCCTTCGTGTCGGCGCAGAACGAATGGTCGCTGCTCCAGCGGAACGCGGAGGCCGAGCTGGTCCCGGCCGCCGTGCACTACGGCCTCGGCGTGCTCCCGTACTTCCCGCTCGCCAACGGACTGCTGACCGGCAAGATCCGCCGGGGTTCCCCGGTGCCGGCCGGCTCCCGCCTGGAGGGGCGCGACGCGTACCTCACCGAGGAGCGGCTCGACACGGTCGAGGCACTGGCCGCCGTCGCCGACAAGCACGGCCGCAGCGTCCTCGAGCTCGCCATCGGCTGGCTCCGCGCCCAGCCGGGCTGCGCCTCCGTCATCGCGGGCGCCACCAGCCCCGAGCAGGTACGGGCCAACGCGGCCGTCGCCGACCGCCCGCTGGAGCCCGAACTGCTGGCGGACATCGACGCGATCGCGGGGGCGTGA
- the galK gene encoding galactokinase, whose protein sequence is MKDREPMKHGEPMKHGEPMKHGEPMKDGKPVKDGKPAKGGEPANQAAADGFRRLYGSPPEGVWAAPGRVNLIGEHTDYNDGFALPFALPQRTEVAAARRSDGILRLHSADVASGVVTVRPADLDPARPPTGAAGWAAYPAGVLWALLDAGLPVGGADLHVRSDVPAGAGLSSSAALEVATALALTDLYGIPLTGTGLAALARRAENAYVGVPCGVMDQTASACATEGHALHLDTRTLEQRHIPFDCAAAGLRLLVIDTRVKHDLADGAYAERLASCHGAAAELGLPALRDLPYEALDQALARLDDPVRRARVRHVVTENERVVRVEELLRAGRLREAGPLLTEGHASLRDDYEVSCAELDLAVATANAAGAYGARMTGGGFGGSALALIDADAEPAVTRAVTEAFVAAGFKPPRITAAEPSAGAERIR, encoded by the coding sequence ATGAAGGACCGCGAACCGATGAAGCACGGCGAGCCGATGAAGCACGGCGAGCCGATGAAGCACGGCGAACCGATGAAGGACGGCAAGCCGGTGAAGGACGGCAAGCCGGCGAAAGGCGGCGAGCCGGCGAACCAGGCCGCCGCAGACGGGTTCCGCCGGCTGTACGGGTCCCCGCCCGAGGGGGTCTGGGCGGCTCCGGGCCGGGTCAACCTCATCGGCGAACACACCGACTACAACGACGGCTTCGCCCTGCCCTTCGCGCTCCCGCAGCGCACGGAGGTCGCCGCCGCCCGGCGCTCCGACGGGATCCTGCGGCTCCACTCCGCCGACGTCGCCTCCGGCGTGGTCACCGTCCGCCCCGCCGACCTCGACCCGGCCCGCCCGCCCACCGGCGCCGCAGGCTGGGCCGCGTACCCGGCCGGGGTGCTGTGGGCCCTGCTGGACGCCGGCCTTCCGGTCGGCGGCGCCGATCTGCACGTACGGTCCGACGTGCCGGCCGGGGCCGGGCTGTCCTCCTCAGCCGCCCTGGAGGTGGCCACCGCCCTGGCGCTCACCGACCTGTACGGGATCCCGCTCACCGGGACCGGACTGGCCGCGCTCGCCCGGCGTGCCGAGAACGCCTACGTCGGCGTGCCCTGCGGGGTGATGGACCAGACGGCCTCGGCCTGCGCCACCGAGGGCCACGCCCTCCACCTGGACACCCGCACCCTCGAACAGCGGCACATCCCCTTCGACTGCGCGGCGGCGGGCCTGCGCCTCCTGGTCATCGACACCCGGGTCAAGCACGACCTGGCCGACGGGGCCTACGCCGAGCGCCTCGCCTCCTGCCACGGGGCCGCCGCCGAGCTCGGGCTGCCCGCCCTGCGCGACCTCCCGTACGAGGCGCTGGACCAGGCCCTGGCCCGCCTCGACGACCCGGTCCGGCGCGCACGGGTCCGGCACGTCGTCACCGAGAACGAACGGGTCGTACGGGTGGAGGAGCTGCTGCGCGCCGGTCGGCTGCGGGAAGCGGGCCCGCTGCTGACCGAGGGCCACGCCTCGCTGCGGGACGACTACGAGGTGTCCTGCGCGGAGCTCGACCTGGCAGTCGCCACCGCCAACGCGGCGGGCGCGTACGGGGCCCGGATGACCGGGGGCGGGTTCGGCGGCTCGGCCCTGGCCCTGATCGACGCCGACGCCGAGCCGGCCGTGACCCGGGCGGTCACGGAGGCCTTCGTCGCGGCGGGGTTCAAGCCGCCGCGCATCACGGCGGCGGAGCCGTCGGCCGGGGCGGAGCGCATCCGCTGA
- the galT gene encoding galactose-1-phosphate uridylyltransferase — MKRTSTRLADGREILYYDADDGAARAVPDTRPLDASATSSEVRRDPLLGDAVVIASHRQGRTYLPPADACPLCPSTEGHASEIPAPDYDVVVFENRFPSLAGDTGRCEVICFTPDHLTSFAELDEERAALVLAAWTDRTAELSAHHRVRQVYCFENRGTEIGVTLAHPHGQIYAFPFLTPRTTRMLATVAAHRARTGGNLFEEVLAAERAEGTRVVLEGEHWTVFVPYAARWPYEVHLYPHRRTADLTTLDDAARAEFPCLYLELLRRFDRLFGRPGPTPYISAWHQAPTSGEGRDDFALHLELFTVRRTADKLKYLAGTESGMEAYMNDVRPEDAAARLREVASR, encoded by the coding sequence GTGAAGCGAACGAGCACCCGCCTGGCCGACGGCCGCGAGATCCTGTACTACGACGCCGACGACGGCGCGGCCCGCGCCGTCCCCGACACCCGCCCCCTCGACGCGTCCGCCACCTCCTCCGAGGTGCGCCGCGACCCGCTGCTCGGCGACGCCGTCGTCATCGCCTCCCATCGCCAGGGGCGCACCTACCTCCCGCCCGCCGACGCCTGCCCGCTGTGTCCCTCCACCGAGGGGCACGCGAGCGAGATCCCGGCCCCCGACTACGACGTGGTCGTCTTCGAGAACCGCTTCCCCTCCCTCGCCGGCGACACCGGCCGCTGCGAGGTCATCTGCTTCACCCCCGACCACCTGACCTCCTTCGCCGAGCTCGACGAGGAGCGCGCCGCGCTGGTCCTGGCCGCCTGGACCGACCGCACCGCCGAGCTCTCCGCCCACCACCGGGTCCGTCAGGTCTACTGCTTCGAGAACCGGGGCACCGAGATCGGCGTGACCCTCGCGCACCCGCACGGCCAGATCTACGCCTTCCCCTTCCTCACCCCGCGCACCACCCGCATGCTCGCCACCGTCGCCGCCCACCGTGCCCGCACCGGCGGCAACCTCTTCGAGGAGGTGCTCGCCGCCGAACGCGCCGAGGGCACCCGGGTCGTCCTCGAAGGGGAGCACTGGACCGTCTTCGTGCCCTACGCCGCGCGCTGGCCGTACGAGGTCCACCTCTATCCGCACCGCCGCACCGCCGACCTGACCACGCTGGACGACGCGGCCCGCGCCGAGTTCCCCTGCCTCTACCTGGAGCTGCTGCGCCGCTTCGACCGGCTGTTCGGGAGGCCCGGGCCCACCCCGTACATCTCCGCCTGGCACCAGGCGCCGACCTCAGGCGAGGGCCGGGACGACTTCGCGCTCCACCTCGAGCTCTTCACGGTCCGCCGCACCGCTGACAAGCTCAAGTACCTGGCGGGAACCGAATCCGGGATGGAGGCCTACATGAACGACGTCCGGCCCGAGGACGCGGCCGCGCGGCTGCGGGAGGTGGCGAGCCGATGA
- a CDS encoding glycoside hydrolase family 35 protein, whose amino-acid sequence MLTYDQDGFRRAGRPHRIVSGALHYFRVHPGLWEDRLRRLRALGVNTVDTYVPWNFHETAPGKADFTGPRDLGRFLRTARDLGLDAVVRPGPYICAEWDFGGLPARLLAVDGLHLRCSDPRFEAEVDGWFDLVAPELLPLLASRGGPVVAVQIENEYGSYGNDTRYRAHVEQALVERGVDCLLFTADGPEDAMLQGGMLPGRLATATFGARPAERLAHLRRYQRTGPLAAMEFWIGWFDHWGEDHHVRAVEDAAQSLDELLATGASVNLYMAHGGTNFGFWAGANHTGSRPGDPGYQPTVTSYDYDAPIGEAGELTPKFHALREVIGKYVPLPDGPLPQPPPRITPALAVPAGAAPLLDHLDLLGGEPVLRPAPESMEKLGQAHGMIHYRTTVTGPRPAMPVRIDGLGDRAYVFADGEPLGILDRNRPDEGLDLPVGEAGVVLDVLVRAQGRVNYGPLLDDRKGMWRGVRHGHQQLFEWEIRPLPLTDPTGLDWSPDTPDAGRPAFHRFTHALPGAPADGFVDVSGWGAGLVWLNGFLLGHYDTPRGPQRTLYAPAPLWRSGRNEIVLLELERPGADLPLRDRPDLGRPTVVTLE is encoded by the coding sequence ATGCTCACGTACGACCAGGACGGATTCCGGCGCGCAGGCCGCCCCCACCGCATCGTCTCGGGCGCCCTGCACTACTTCCGGGTCCATCCCGGCCTGTGGGAGGACCGGCTGCGGCGGCTGCGCGCCCTGGGTGTCAACACCGTGGACACGTACGTCCCCTGGAACTTCCACGAGACCGCCCCCGGCAAGGCCGACTTCACCGGACCGCGCGACCTCGGCCGCTTCCTGCGCACCGCCCGGGACCTCGGTCTCGACGCCGTCGTCCGCCCCGGCCCGTACATCTGCGCCGAATGGGACTTCGGCGGCCTGCCCGCCCGGCTCCTCGCCGTCGACGGCCTCCACCTGCGCTGCTCCGACCCCCGCTTCGAGGCCGAGGTCGACGGCTGGTTCGACCTCGTCGCCCCCGAGCTGCTGCCGCTGCTCGCGAGCCGCGGCGGTCCGGTCGTCGCCGTACAGATCGAGAACGAGTACGGCTCGTACGGCAACGACACCCGCTACCGCGCCCATGTGGAACAGGCCCTGGTCGAACGCGGCGTGGACTGCCTCCTGTTCACCGCCGACGGGCCCGAGGACGCCATGCTCCAGGGCGGCATGCTCCCGGGCCGTCTCGCCACCGCCACCTTCGGCGCCCGGCCCGCCGAACGCCTCGCGCACCTGCGCCGCTACCAGCGGACCGGCCCGCTCGCCGCCATGGAGTTCTGGATCGGCTGGTTCGACCACTGGGGCGAGGACCACCACGTCCGCGCCGTCGAGGACGCGGCGCAGTCCCTCGACGAACTCCTCGCCACCGGCGCCTCCGTCAACCTCTACATGGCCCACGGCGGCACCAACTTCGGCTTCTGGGCGGGCGCCAACCACACCGGGTCCCGGCCCGGCGACCCCGGCTACCAGCCCACCGTCACCAGCTACGACTACGACGCTCCCATCGGCGAGGCCGGCGAACTCACCCCCAAGTTCCACGCGCTGCGCGAGGTCATCGGCAAGTACGTGCCGCTGCCCGACGGGCCGCTGCCGCAGCCGCCGCCCCGTATCACCCCCGCCCTTGCGGTCCCCGCCGGCGCCGCCCCGCTGCTGGACCACCTCGACCTGCTCGGCGGGGAGCCCGTGCTGCGCCCCGCGCCCGAGTCGATGGAGAAGCTCGGCCAGGCCCACGGCATGATCCACTACCGCACCACCGTCACCGGCCCGCGCCCCGCCATGCCCGTCCGGATCGACGGCCTCGGCGACCGCGCCTACGTGTTCGCCGACGGGGAGCCCCTCGGCATCCTCGACCGCAACCGGCCCGACGAGGGCCTCGACCTGCCCGTCGGCGAGGCGGGGGTCGTCCTCGACGTCCTCGTCCGCGCCCAGGGCCGGGTCAACTACGGCCCGCTCCTCGACGACCGCAAGGGCATGTGGCGCGGTGTCCGCCACGGCCACCAGCAGCTGTTCGAGTGGGAGATCCGGCCGCTCCCGCTCACCGACCCGACCGGCCTGGACTGGTCGCCCGACACCCCCGACGCGGGCCGCCCGGCCTTCCACCGCTTCACCCACGCCCTCCCGGGCGCCCCCGCCGACGGATTCGTCGACGTGTCCGGCTGGGGCGCCGGCCTCGTCTGGCTGAACGGTTTCCTCCTCGGCCACTACGACACCCCGCGCGGACCGCAGCGCACCCTGTACGCCCCCGCGCCCCTGTGGCGGAGCGGCCGGAACGAGATCGTCCTCCTCGAGCTGGAGCGCCCCGGCGCCGACCTGCCGCTGCGCGACCGCCCCGACCTCGGCCGCCCCACCGTCGTCACCCTCGAGTGA
- a CDS encoding substrate-binding domain-containing protein — protein sequence MRPHVDQRQAQVLALVRARGSVRVADLAQELGVSPVTLRRDIEAMAARGEIHRMHGVISRVEAGRPGAAAASAPAPGPGGSRSPAPAGAAGLVIGMVVPTTEYYYAEVVRGAREVVEARGARLTVGLTRYLPGEDRTQADRLLSTGADGLLLTPNWDAGSPGPGEGAWTAELPVPTVLVERWAPPGHPAAALDRVASDHAYGAATAVQHLVERGHRRIALASRATPTTPRLRAGYEAAVAALGLEPAPPWPTAGPGPLSDADLFARTLDYLCGAVTAGGVTAALIHSDTDAIMLIPRLQARGVRVPEDLAVITYDDEVAGLADVPLSAVAPAKHEVGARAAGLLLDRLTAAGEGRDAGRQTGSRQHLELLPRLTIRS from the coding sequence TTGAGACCACATGTGGACCAGCGCCAGGCGCAGGTGCTCGCGCTCGTCCGGGCACGGGGCAGCGTGCGCGTGGCGGATCTGGCACAGGAGCTGGGCGTCTCGCCGGTCACCCTGCGGCGCGACATCGAGGCGATGGCGGCCCGGGGAGAGATCCACCGGATGCACGGGGTGATCAGCCGGGTGGAGGCCGGGCGGCCCGGCGCTGCGGCGGCCTCGGCGCCGGCCCCCGGGCCCGGCGGGAGCCGGTCGCCGGCCCCGGCGGGGGCCGCGGGGCTGGTGATCGGGATGGTGGTGCCGACCACGGAGTACTACTACGCGGAAGTGGTGCGCGGAGCCCGCGAGGTGGTCGAGGCGCGGGGAGCGCGGCTGACCGTGGGCCTGACCCGGTACCTGCCCGGCGAGGACCGGACGCAGGCCGACCGGCTGCTGTCCACCGGGGCGGACGGGCTGCTGCTCACCCCGAACTGGGACGCCGGTTCGCCCGGCCCCGGGGAGGGGGCCTGGACGGCGGAGCTGCCGGTTCCGACGGTGCTGGTGGAGCGGTGGGCCCCGCCCGGGCATCCGGCCGCGGCCCTGGACCGGGTGGCCTCCGACCATGCGTACGGGGCTGCGACGGCGGTACAGCACCTGGTGGAACGGGGCCACCGGCGGATCGCGCTGGCCAGCCGTGCGACGCCGACGACGCCGCGGCTGCGGGCCGGGTACGAGGCCGCGGTGGCCGCGCTCGGACTGGAGCCGGCGCCGCCGTGGCCGACGGCCGGGCCCGGTCCGCTCTCGGACGCGGACCTGTTCGCGCGGACGCTGGACTACCTGTGCGGGGCGGTGACGGCGGGCGGGGTGACCGCGGCCCTGATCCACAGCGACACCGACGCGATCATGCTGATCCCGAGGCTCCAGGCGCGCGGGGTCCGAGTGCCGGAGGACCTGGCCGTGATCACGTACGACGACGAGGTGGCGGGGCTGGCCGACGTACCGCTCTCTGCGGTGGCGCCGGCCAAGCACGAGGTGGGGGCGCGGGCGGCGGGGCTGCTGCTGGACCGGCTGACGGCGGCGGGCGAAGGACGGGACGCGGGACGGCAGACGGGGTCGCGGCAGCATCTGGAGCTGCTGCCCCGACTGACGATCCGCTCATAA